One window of the Corynebacterium glutamicum ATCC 13032 genome contains the following:
- a CDS encoding ABC transporter ATP-binding protein: MSNPAASTPANNSDDVAKENWDSSFTPKTDIDSSQPVNNSTGEAAARAVNLYKAYGQGDTTVTALDHVNVEFEKNKFTAIMGPSGSGKSTLMHCMAGLDAATGGSAFIGDTDLSRLKDKEMTSLRRDRLGFIFQSFNLVPTLTASENITLPTDIAGRKIDQSWFDEITSRLGLTERLKHRPAELSGGQQQRVACARALVSRPEIIFGDEPTGNLDSNSSREVLDILRTAVDQDDQTVVIVTHDAKAASYADRVIFLADGRIVNQLFDPTIEEILATMNGIEDIA; encoded by the coding sequence ATGAGTAACCCTGCCGCGAGCACACCTGCCAACAATTCGGACGATGTTGCGAAGGAGAATTGGGACTCTTCTTTTACGCCGAAGACTGACATTGACTCTTCCCAGCCTGTCAATAACTCGACTGGTGAAGCCGCTGCGCGCGCAGTGAACCTGTACAAGGCGTATGGCCAGGGTGATACCACTGTCACCGCGTTGGATCACGTCAACGTGGAGTTTGAGAAGAACAAGTTCACTGCCATCATGGGTCCTTCTGGCTCGGGTAAGTCCACGTTGATGCACTGCATGGCTGGTCTGGATGCTGCGACTGGTGGTTCGGCATTCATTGGTGATACGGATCTGTCGCGGTTGAAGGACAAAGAGATGACCTCTTTGCGTCGTGATCGTTTGGGATTCATTTTCCAGTCGTTCAACTTGGTTCCTACTCTGACGGCGTCGGAGAACATTACGCTGCCTACCGATATCGCGGGCCGCAAGATTGATCAGTCGTGGTTCGATGAGATTACCTCTCGTCTGGGTCTGACTGAGCGCCTTAAGCACCGTCCTGCAGAGCTCTCTGGTGGTCAGCAGCAGCGTGTGGCGTGTGCTCGTGCGTTGGTGTCTCGTCCGGAGATCATTTTCGGCGACGAGCCAACCGGTAACTTGGATTCGAACTCTTCTAGGGAAGTGCTGGATATCCTGCGCACCGCAGTTGATCAGGATGATCAGACCGTTGTGATCGTTACCCACGATGCCAAGGCGGCGTCCTATGCAGATCGTGTCATTTTCTTGGCGGACGGTCGTATCGTGAACCAGTTGTTTGATCCCACCATCGAGGAAATCTTGGCCACGATGAACGGAATTGAGGATATTGCCTAA